Genomic segment of Andrena cerasifolii isolate SP2316 chromosome 16, iyAndCera1_principal, whole genome shotgun sequence:
ACGCGACGCTAATTATCATACATGTTGATTATTTAACAGAAGGAGATAGTCTCAATGACGAGAGTTCTGTCACAGGAATTAGAAGCCCTTTGTATATCCAAGAAAGCAAAGGTAAGTAGTAAGACGATAATTAGTCGTAGCGTGCTTCCTTTATGTTGATTACTATTATGAATAGTATTATATTTCTGTTGTATCCACCGCTACTGGCGTGTACCTCCCCTACCTCTGCCACGGCCACCATCCCGATCCTATAAATAAAGGGTAAGAGTAAATACGTTGCTCGCGAAATTCCATTTTGCACGTAACGGTGCTTCAAGATTGTTGCTTACCCTGCGCTGATGATGCAAATGAGATTGCTGAGGGTGGCCCCTCGGTAAATTTGAATGTCCTCTGCTTCTGTTATTAGCAGAATGATGATGTATAGCATTCGGCGGTGCTTTACGCTGATCCTCTTCTGCTTGCTTACGCTCGTAATGTCCAAAATCATCAAAGATGCTGGTCGAGTGCCGATAAGTATGCAGTATACGCAACACTGCCACGCCTTTCGCATGGGGGACTTCCTGCGCATCCCTCGAATTAGTCACTGGCTTATTCTCATTGTTCTCTAGCTTAATGTGACGAAGCTGCACATTAGGAACATCCTTTACGTAAATCCAACGCACGCGGAATTGACCCTTCCATTTATCTTGGGACCAAACGGAACTGTTACTGTGATAATCAACAGGCGACACCATCTGTGCCATGCCGCAGAAGTGGCCAGATCCGTTCACGGAGAAGAACAAGTATAAAGGGGCACTGTCACAGCTGGCTTCTCTATACGCCTGATCTAATCTCTTATTACCGTGTTCAGTACTACACCAAATCTCATACTTGATGGATCTATGGATATCATCTTCGGAATAAGATTTAATCACGAAAAACCTAGCTGCGGGAGCAGTTTGATCGAATTCCACAGGGTTATaatcatttttcactttcaactcATCTAAAACAGGATGCGATTGTGATTGTGTTATTTGCTGTTGCTTTTGCTGCTGTaactgttgctgttgttgttgctgctgttgatgctgctgctgctgttggtgctgttgttgttgctgctgctgctgctgctgctgttggtgctgctgctgctgatgatgctgctgctgctgctgttgttgctgctgttggtgTTGATGTTGGTGTTGCTGTTGCGGGGGCATGTGAATCTGCGGCTGTGGAGGTGACGGAGGCGTTGTAGGTTGTCTATTCCAAcatggtggaggaggaggaggtctCTGTCTTTGAATCAATGGTGGAGGCGCTGGAACTGGGGGTTGCACTTGTGGAGGTGGCAGTGCTGTTGGAGGAGGTGCGGAAGATTTACCTTCACCCCATGTGCCAATATCCATATTATGCTTTCCTGGTACAATAGGTGGCGGTGGCATTCCAGCCTTCTTCTTCATTCCCTGTGAAGACGAAAGCGGGGGAACTGGCTTGGCAGGTTGGCTCGCAACGCTGGCCCATGTTATTTTCCTAGGCTCCTTCGCCTCTAGCTTTATCGGCTGATTAGACGCAGTCTGTTGATCTTGCCGTGGGACCTCGCCACTTCCCAGTGATAAGCTTTGTACACTCTGCTCGATAGTCTTAACTTCCGTATTACTAGGCGTCGGATAATTCTCGTTCCCGCGTGGAGCCTGGTAATAATCCTCATAGCGCGTCTTCCTTGGAGTGCCCCAGGCACTAAAATCACCGTTACcatgaaaataattgaaagcaGGCTGACCAAACGTACTAAAACCACCTCCCGCGCTAGCAGAGAACATTCCATCCATGCCATATGCATCGTGACCTATTTGACCTCCATATCCAGAAAGAAATGCAACGGGATCTGTTCCGTTTGACCAAGTACCATCCCCAGCGCCGAATGTTTGATAAGGGAACGAAGTACCTGCATAGTAAGTACTATATGGGTCACCAGTACCGATCGGATAACTTGAATGGTGCGTATTGTTGCCTCCTCTCCATGAATCAAATCCAGTATCTTCTCCACCGGCATGTTCTGTCTGCGGCTGTTGCTGGTGTTCTTTAGGACCATTGCTCACTATTAGAGATGAAATTTTTACTCATTAATCTACTAAACTTTTCCtaacaaaataattgaaaattgctTCTCTAATAGTTTGTTATAAAGACGGAACGTTACACGCAGTCAGCCCCTCGAAATTGCCATTTTCATTTACATCAATATTGTTACGTCCTGAGTGAAATGGGTTAAACAAAAGACGAATGGTTTCAAAGGGGGCGTACGTCGACTTAAATAAAATCTTTCGGAGTACAGCAAACTGTTTTTTAACAGACTTGTAACACGTATTCTCGCAATTCTTGCAATTAAACTTTTACGCTTGCATTCAGGACTAAGgcattttctttttctaaatAGCTACAGGAACCAAACCATGAAAACTTATGATGGTCGTATTAAAGATAGTATGCTTCCGCTTAAAAATTGGCGGATACCTTCGAATCTACGAAAAGTTTCTACTTAGCGAAATTTCATTCGACCTCTCGTGTCTCTCTCGATGCGATTCAACTTTCGTTCAATCCATTCTTCTGTAGATATAATAATACTGATAGAAATGCAGATGATAATTCAATTCTATGGTAACCAAgtgtttattttacatatattacatgAAAAGTAATTAAATATCGATTAAATAAGTACTACCTAAAATACATATCGCTAAGAAGCATTGAGAAAAGCATCTCCGATCGAAATAAAAGTAGTAAATTTTCTGTTACTGTTTTAGAGTTATTATTACAACCAACATACATTGACGACTTAAGAACATATTGTGCAGAATACAATAATGTTTCATAGATACTGAAATTACTACAaaactatattaaaaaaaaaaataaaaaaaaaacagcatatAATACAGATTTCTTTGGGTTTCTATTCTTCAACTCTAAGGCTATCGGAAGTTAGACTAAACTAAATGAATATAATCTTAAATAAAGCAGACCAAAGTAACGTGTtacaatatataattttaatcgcTACCGACGTAGATGTGTTGATTAAGAGTAAGAAGCACGCGCCTTTCGAATCTGTACGCACGCTCGATTTCATCAACCAGTAATCATAGAGAAAACAAGAAGAAAACTAGCTTTATCCTCCTGCGAGATGAAGTTACATTTTTTCGAAACCCAATTTTATTTTCTCACCAATTTGTACATCTGTTTAGTAAACATTCCTGGAGACGTTTAAAAATAATCGTAACATACGAAAATGAAGAGAGTCTGAAGCTTGTTCCATACATGTACACAAGCCAACAGTTTTCATTGATAATTCAAAATATCCCGAATGTACTACGGCATGTCGATAGGTTAATGCACTACGTATACGCGCGTACGTGTGCCTGTGTGCATGTGTGTACATAGATATCCGTCAGGACCGCAGATGATAATTACGTGCggttatttgaaaaaaaaaaaagaatcgccCGGCAGCTTACCGCGGTATCAGGACATTTCGACAGAATTGCAGACAACAAGCGGGGGTCGTAAGCGATTCGTAGGCACGGCGGGTACAAAATACGCGCACTCGCTGGAACGAGCTTCGCGGCGAGAATCACGCACAGCCTCGCTAACCGTACCGTCCGGGTAAACCTTAAGGCCAAAAACCCGCACGGAGTGCTCGCGGTACTCACCTTGACTGTTGGTTTGTCCTTTCATCCGCTGCATTCCGTTGCatggaaaaatatagaaaatttagaATGGCTGTCTTCAGTGAAAGGTATCTGCAGAATAGCGGTGTGGTAGCAAGTCAACACACTGACCTGATTTGAAACAGCACCTGCCAATCCAGTTGACATAACCTGTCACACACTCTGCCCTTCACAGACGCCAAATAGACGCCTGTGCCTGAATAAAATAAAGCTTTCAAATGGTACACCGCGATTATATACAACAAGCGTTATACCACTTCGAGTACGCGACAACTTCTTTCCCGAGGAGAAGCCCTCAGCCTTCGTAACCCGCAAAAGCCTGAGACCTCCGCGTATTTTCTCGCAATGTCTTTTGCCGCGAGAGTGCCTCAGGAAGTCGTCCCTGCTACACTTCGGAATTGATAAATTTGCACGAAATTCTCGGCTCCGAATAATAACTACGTGACGTGCACTGACCTCTCGTATGTATTAACAGGCCGGCCAACGTTCCCGGCGATAAAGTCCCTATACAAAGGCTCCGTCGGAAATTCTCGTCTTTCTCACGGTTTAGTAAAATCGGCGTGAAGTGACATTCTTCTCTGCGATATTCCCACGCGTGACCGGTAAATTCGTTATCAGATGCCAATCTCCTTTATCGATGCGTAACAGAGCAAAGTATTTGCTACATCCGCTAGTTTTTTACTATTGTCAGTGGCGAGAGGGAATCAATGTTGAGTATGGTCGTGCTTAATGGATTTCAGTTCGCACACATTATCCAATGAAGGATTAAATCGTACTGTAtgcatatatacagggtggacaATGTAACttgattattataattatttccaTTGCTATTGGACagatttaaattgttttttttttaaataccttgAGTTAGAAGGGCCTACGAGctgactatattttttttcaaagtcaccTTCAGACTTTTAAATGGAACGAAGAGATAAACTCGGCATGCACCgcaatatgtattttttattaatgtgaCTGGTGATAAACGCGATTCAAAGTACCGCtgtccaccctgtatattgatACAATTAATTTGTGGGAATTGCAGATGAATAGCacgaaatttttgtattaaatgatGGATACGATAGGTTTTGGGTAGTTGTATTTTTAGCTAGCTTGGTGggaggaaaataaaaagaatttttaatgacTCGATAAAGTACCATATATATATGAGAAGAACAAGAAAGCAGTCGAAAATATTTTCCCTATTTACGAAGACAACCTGTGATagaatgaatgtattattttaacgTGCACAATTTTTGGTGCCGTATTTCCAGTTGTATAACGAATCACAAAAGAACCGCATAAACTCAGCAAATAATATTTTGAGATGTTAACGTTTTGCTAaggatgggtttctcgaagcgtcgaaacctcGAAATCCCGCGAAACtcaagaaagtttcgagaattcgaCACTGCGCACTTTTTTCGTGATTCGAAATTTTTGAAATCTAGAcaagaaaatgtataaaatcaaTGCAGCGTGTCTCGAGAATTTCTAATGCTCAATAGAGatttattccaaaaatttggTTGACTTCAGTTCTTAAAGCAAGATGTTCCACTTGCAAAACAGAATCagcacttcaagtttcgagaatTCAAAAATTAAGTTCGAACCCACCCCTAGTTTGCAACAAtaagattaaattattaatccaTTAATAAAAGCACTTGGGACTTTATTCTgtttttcttgcaactatatgAACTGAaataatacttattttaatagaTACAGTTTCACGCTTTACACTGTATGTATAGTACGATAAGGGGCAGGACATGGTAATAATAGTTTCTTCTGCATGGAGGCAGAATAGATTTCAATCACATAAATAGTTTTTAATGCGGTACTATATCCTTTATCTTTACTGTGACACTCGTTACTGgaatgattttataaaacagtCAGAAGGACAtcaattttgtttctttttcgccttacaaataataattattaaaatatagcgATCGAAACTATTTTTTGGCTTGAGCGCTCAAATATACTACACATCGATACACATATTAATGTAACAGAATTACCATACGTTTgttatttatttctctttagattatttatattatataaatgtaCAATAATACATACGATGGCCACGAAAAGTGTGTCAAACTTAGTAATATTCTAAATGTTCGTAATAGTCGGTCTTTTAGTAGTACGTCATTGTAtcactataatataatatactggtgcagaagtaaaaaaagaaattaaacaaagaaacataaaaTTCGAAAGTAACTTCAATTTCAATGACATAGCTAGAACCTCGCATCCACTTCCCTTTTACAAATTTACAGTCCTCTATTATACTTGTTATCGTAGCTAATATCTTTCCATATCTTCGGTTTATTTTCGCTAACCAGTTACATTCATATGAAATGAACTCATTAATAGATCTCCAACTAAAACATCCAACGAACTCATGCTCTACTTCTTACATGATAATGCAAATCACACTTTACAAACACGATATCGAAATGCTCGAATCCAATTACTTTAGAAAAATCGTATCGTATATATTCAATCTTTGTATACATTAAATCAGAAAGCTATACATTCCACCCCATCGTACGCAATAAAACAGACACAAAAGTAAGTATCGCGTTTCAGAAGTGAGGTGTTTAAAAAGACTCGATTGATAATATCGAGATAATATAGTCATGCGAACATCTCAAGTAATTTAATCTTGAACATATACGATACATTCATTGTAAACATCTTTGTAATTTCATGTACCCAGGGTGAAGTCTTTGGTTACAAATTTTACCTCGCAACGAAAGAAAGACTCTCGCGCAACATTTTGTGTACTTCTATGGATTACCAGCACCATTTTTCACACAAGATGCAAATCTTTTACACTTTCTTTATGTATACTCAGTTCCTGGTTAACCAAGAGAAAGCTTTAAGAATTAAGTATGTTAACGTTAACGCATATAAAATCTTCTCCCTCTGTTGACGCTGCAACATGTCCAGCTCAATAGCCATTACTCGACGATTTAATTTCCCTACCTGCCGACGTAAATGTTGTATCTCTTCGCTGGGTGGAAGGGAAACGTCGAGTGCGTTGTACGAGGGAGTCGGTTCCCTAAAAAGAGAAAAGTTATGCGCGGTTCCAGAGAAGTGCGCCCAGTACAAATGAATATGTTAACATCGGTACCTGACGTGCCTAACTATTTGGGTTTCCGTAGGATACGCTTCACGATGTCTAGAAGATCCTGTGTCCTTAGGCTCTGTCACATAAGAATTTGGCTCTTCTTCGTCAACCGCCGGGAAATAGTGATTGTCTAATGTCAAGATTCTCGGAGGAGTCTATCGACAATGTAAAACGTTTATATCTCACTTCATGTTCGCTGTTTGTCGTGCAACTATAAAGTTAATTCTAATGCAATAATTACTTCGAATTATCTTTGCCAGAAATGTTGaaagaaaaaacattaaaaaagaattcCCATCAACGTGTCGAATATTATTTACCTGCACTCTAACCATGCCTTGCTCAGGTGGCAACACCGCATTCTCCAATGTAATTTCTCTCGGTGGTGCCCTTGTTCCAACGTGTTGCTCTTGTCCTATACAATTCCATTTAcgttaaatagtttttttgccgTGCGTATTTAACTCACTCAGCGCTCGATCAATCGATAGAACGCGTGCAATGGACACCCAGAGAGTCAGTACAGTTAATAATTTCCAAAAACAAAGTATGCTCGTAATTTGAAGCATTTAGAATTTTGGTGAAATGTAGCACCGCGAATTTAGAGATATCGCTTTTTAAAGGAAGAACTGTTAGATAATACAACTTGACACAgtattttatgtaattataaaatatcattGTCCTTTGATCGAATCGAGTCACCAGCTATAAACACAATATGCTCCGCACAGCAATTGGCTGCCACAAGTTATCAAACGCTAAACTGTGATCCACGAGGGAACGGACTCGTCTGCTGACCAGTTTTCATAGGCTTTGCACAGTTGACGCCTACTTTCCTTATCCCGTCGGCGGGCGCGCCTAAAAGTTTTACACGAGCGTTTTACCGTGATGTATTGTACCtagcacccctatgtattcttccagcggacatttttgcatcataCTACGTATTTGttaggttcaaattcagtttgaaagtgtctctgattgaatgaaaacgaaagtatgccgtGTATCCTACTGGCGAGCGCGCCCGTGAACTCACAAGTtccccaggtgtccgcctccaattgctttggtttttggatatgttttagaggacagaaaaataagaaacaggtgtctttttattttcgcctgtttgcatgtttagggggtgaagccacccctcaaatttGATGAGAATAGGTGGTGCCATCCTCTGATTGCTTTGGTATTTGGCCAacgcaatcggagacgaacacctgggaatcttgtgagtacacgggcgctctcgccggcaggatacgcggcataatctgaacctgacaagtacgtagcattatgcaaaaatgtccgctggaagaatacatagggatgctgggtagaatagatcacggtaaaacgattttttcagccaaaaactgacctccgtgtATCGAGTACACGCGCGCGCCAGCCGGCGggttaaggtaggctctcactacgccttacctcgcctcgcctcattttattcttcccatGCTTTCCTTATGTAGTTTGACAATTCGACTCACCCTGTGCCTCCCcccttttattcttcctatcCTTTTCTAATGTAGTTTAACAATTCGACTCACGCTACGCCTCGCCTTGCCGCGACTCCGAGtcgcggattcttcctcgagaatattttgaggaagaatGGTGAGGCACAGTGACAACAAACCGAGGCGACGCAAGtctagatgtgagtgcgaaaagaaatTGCGCCGAGGTGACACAAGTCTAGATGTGAGTGTGAAAAGAAATTGCGCCGAGGCGATGCATAGCGAGAGGCTACCTTTAGTCATTGGCTTTGTTTTTTCTTGCATGCCTGGCACTTGACCAATTGCAGTTGGGACAATGGGGACAAGCTGCGCGATGAGTCCGTTCTCTTGTGGAATAGAACACACCACATTGTAGTCCAGGcgtgggaattaagtgaacgcggcggccgattttcagaggcatcTTGGCCCCTGTGGCGGCCCATGTGCTTAGAGCGTCTCAGGCCCATACCATATGAACCGTGTGTttcgcattggggcgacattgtatcaatacatttccacatcgtcccagagagcacgattttcgatgcgtttttgttttgtcaatgCGCCAcccgcggttcacgtggtacgggcctgaggcgctccaagcacttagatcgccgcgttcacttaattcctaaGCCTGTTGTAGTCCATATTCTGGAAACTCGACCCGTTGAGCGGACTATAGACTCATTGCTTTAAATATCATAGAAATCTTAGACTTGCCAATCATGGTATCAGAAGTTGCAACATACAAGTAGATATTGACAGATAATATATTTACCAACAACTAGAATTCTATCTGGAACGTGCATCTCGAATTTCTCAGTTGAGACCACTTGATTCCAACTAGAACCATTCGTGCCAGCTGCATCATCGTCTGTGTAGTCGCCGCTAACACGAATACTTTTCGGCACGCGCATCCTTTTGTTAATGTCCAAAGTAAAATTTGGGTCATAAAAACTGTCGGGTTCTCCATTAAAAACGGTAGGGCTATGTGTTTTTGACattataactaaaaaataaaaaagaaacagaactTAGGCTCGGGGCCTTTATGGTTATGAAATCTCTACGAATTTCGAAAAGTATCGAGCactatttaaatatatacatacacacatgtACGCGTAATTAGGCAGCATatcaaagaaaataataaagttGTTCCTTTATTATAAGAAATACATAAATCTAAGATGCTTCGAATTGTACGATCGACCTTTTACTAAGCTCGACGGATTTGCAGTTTACAAAGCAGAATGAAAACTTACGTATATGCACCTCGTATCCTTATTAATTACTCACAAAGAAATAAGCTTGCGAACGATACGATAAATCATACGTGCTCGGTGACTTTGTAGCACAGCTACAGTGGAGGAATATAATGACGACACAAAAGGATATCGCGTATGATCGCTGTGTGATAGAAACGGAGGCTTAGGGACGGGTGTACTGGAAATTCTATTTACTAATAATATCTGTGACAGTAAGCGAATACGTATATCAAGAACATTCTCTTCGAAGCTGGAAAATTACCTCCGTACACCTTTTCGATCGTTGAACACAAACTGTTTGAACGAAGTTAGCAGCGCACAGCAGCGCACGATTCTCTACGATCTGAAATGATCTGATTCTAACGCGGGATGGtacccgtggagcgctgaagcacCCTGCGCGCGAAATGCGCGGgtattcgaaataaaatgaaattgaatGCTGGTAAAAACTTCAATATATTTCTCGATAGTTTAacggccgatttcttcacctccgGTAATCTTCGGATTAGACTTATATTCCACATAATTGACACATTCCTGTTTCCTCACCTCTGATTAAGAGTGATCTGCCAGTAAATCTCCAGATTAACTTTACCGGAGGTTCAGGCACCGATTAACTGCCAGAAATGGCAGTTAAATGCATGTTTGCAGTAGAGGGGGAAATAGGAATATATACCTACGTATACCCAGCGATTTTACtttaaaggaaaaaggaaaaatggctAGGAATAATAGATTCGTAAATTTGAACATTTTTGAGCATGTGGAAGATGATGATCAATGAAGTATCGACGACTTTATCAGATTTGTATTAATCGCGGTTCGCGCACGTGCGAAAAGGATGATTGCGCTTTCCACAAGAGGGCGCCCGTTGTTGAAGCACAGGCGGCGCGCTCTGACGAGAACGTCACAACTCACAATCACTTTTAAACTACTACACAATGAAGTTCTCGTTTTACCGCATTtgcgctccgtctatatatgtctattatGGTCCGCCCCCGCGAATCGGCGTCCATCTTTCCCTCCATCTTCGAATGGTGGTGGAAACTCTTGAAGGAAATTTATGGCATCCTTAACGTCGCCAACACTTCTGGAGTCAATTGACATACCTAAAGACTAAACAAAGGACAGGGCCTTCTCAAAAGATTACGTGACTTAGAAGAAACTCGCGATTCGTTTCGGGGTTTCCTAATTGAGACTCTGCATAAGATCTTTCCCACGCATGCCACCCGCATCGCGTATTCTTAACAATACTCTCCGTGATCACACGCAAATGTTTGCTTTTAAACTTCGCTCCTAATTCACATATCGATTATATACATTCCCGTAGCTACATTCGCGTGACACGTAACACACCAGCGAGCAATCGAGAATCGCAACAAAAGCGCAGCAAATTATCCTAGTCGAGAGTAATCGATATTCGGAAATGTATCGATCTCGATAAAACTCCCGCCAAAATTACTAACTCTGCCATTATTAAAAACCTCGAGTGACTGGTTTACTTGGGTTTACTTTACTTCGTTCACTGTGGATCcccaatttattttatatttaacaacGCCATTTATGACGCTTCGTAACATTGCCATTTAACAAGTTATTGTTGAGAAACATGAGTGACACGCAATGTAAGTGTTTGTAACAATAATAAGAAATTTTCTCTAAGCATTTCGAAACGAATTCAAAGTTTTTAGTACTTTTTAGATAAGTtgtgttttatattttaatgacTTACTGTGCGTGGCTATTTGAGAGTTATAATAATTGTTTCGTACGTAGTATTgcaaaattattgttttaaagAGAATTCATAAGGCACTTGCGTGTATTTG
This window contains:
- the Tango11 gene encoding transport and golgi organization 11, whose protein sequence is MSKTHSPTVFNGEPDSFYDPNFTLDINKRMRVPKSIRVSGDYTDDDAAGTNGSSWNQVVSTEKFEMHVPDRILVVGQEQHVGTRAPPREITLENAVLPPEQGMVRVQTPPRILTLDNHYFPAVDEEEPNSYVTEPKDTGSSRHREAYPTETQIVRHVREPTPSYNALDVSLPPSEEIQHLRRQVGKLNRRVMAIELDMLQRQQREKILYALTLTYLILKAFSWLTRN
- the Ythdf gene encoding YTH domain-containing family protein, which produces MSTGLAGAVSNQRMKGQTNSQVSNGPKEHQQQPQTEHAGGEDTGFDSWRGGNNTHHSSYPIGTGDPYSTYYAGTSFPYQTFGAGDGTWSNGTDPVAFLSGYGGQIGHDAYGMDGMFSASAGGGFSTFGQPAFNYFHGNGDFSAWGTPRKTRYEDYYQAPRGNENYPTPSNTEVKTIEQSVQSLSLGSGEVPRQDQQTASNQPIKLEAKEPRKITWASVASQPAKPVPPLSSSQGMKKKAGMPPPPIVPGKHNMDIGTWGEGKSSAPPPTALPPPQVQPPVPAPPPLIQRQRPPPPPPCWNRQPTTPPSPPQPQIHMPPQQQHQHQHQQQQQQQQQQHHQQQQHQQQQQQQQQQQQHQQQQQHQQQQQQQQQLQQQKQQQITQSQSHPVLDELKVKNDYNPVEFDQTAPAARFFVIKSYSEDDIHRSIKYEIWCSTEHGNKRLDQAYREASCDSAPLYLFFSVNGSGHFCGMAQMVSPVDYHSNSSVWSQDKWKGQFRVRWIYVKDVPNVQLRHIKLENNENKPVTNSRDAQEVPHAKGVAVLRILHTYRHSTSIFDDFGHYERKQAEEDQRKAPPNAIHHHSANNRSRGHSNLPRGHPQQSHLHHQRRDRDGGRGRGRGGTRQ